A single Paenibacillus kribbensis DNA region contains:
- a CDS encoding WXG100 family type VII secretion target gives MTKIQVSPEQLDSVASQFADAHGTLYNQLNGLDRIMNNLHSQWDGMERNRFYNDYRTAKYTLSSALSKVQSIEIELKSIASKFRNADGESTRGFWTALAAAMSSSAAPTDNEEDESFTGDPAKRTNHPDE, from the coding sequence ATGACAAAAATCCAGGTCTCACCGGAACAACTGGATAGCGTGGCCTCTCAATTTGCCGATGCCCACGGAACGCTGTATAACCAACTGAACGGTCTGGATCGCATAATGAACAACCTTCACAGCCAGTGGGATGGTATGGAGAGAAATCGCTTTTATAACGACTATCGGACAGCTAAATATACACTTTCTTCTGCATTAAGCAAGGTTCAATCCATTGAAATTGAGCTAAAAAGCATCGCATCAAAGTTCAGAAATGCGGATGGCGAGAGCACACGCGGCTTCTGGACAGCTTTGGCAGCGGCAATGAGTTCTAGTGCAGCGCCGACGGATAACGAAGAAGATGAAAGTTTCACTGGCGACCCCGCCAAGCGGACAAACCATCCGGACGAATGA
- a CDS encoding Cof-type HAD-IIB family hydrolase: MSDKKIIFFDIDGTLLDDDKKMPLTAEKAVFALKEQGHEVAIATGRAPFMFKEIREQLEIDSYVSFNGQYVVLRGEVVATNPLNREALQAMTDLALTHNHALVYMDHMDMKANIPNDELVQKSVQTLKAKISVGYDPLYFHGRDIYQTLLMCTTEEEPFYESVFNAFDFVRWHPSSVDVVPHAGSKAKGIREITSRLGIAEENQYAFGDGLNDVEMLTTIHNSVAMGNGCDEAKAAAKMVTKRADEDGILYGLQKLGLLS; the protein is encoded by the coding sequence ATGTCAGACAAAAAGATTATCTTTTTTGATATCGACGGTACGTTACTGGACGATGACAAGAAAATGCCGCTAACGGCAGAAAAGGCTGTCTTTGCTTTGAAAGAGCAAGGACATGAGGTGGCGATTGCAACAGGCCGTGCGCCTTTTATGTTCAAGGAAATTCGCGAGCAGTTGGAAATTGATTCCTATGTTAGCTTTAATGGGCAATATGTGGTACTGCGCGGGGAAGTCGTTGCTACCAATCCGTTGAACAGGGAAGCTTTGCAGGCGATGACGGATCTGGCCCTCACACATAATCATGCTCTCGTATATATGGATCATATGGACATGAAGGCCAATATTCCTAACGATGAGCTTGTGCAGAAATCGGTCCAAACGCTTAAGGCCAAGATTTCGGTTGGGTACGATCCGCTCTATTTCCATGGAAGAGATATTTATCAGACGCTGTTGATGTGTACGACAGAAGAGGAACCGTTTTATGAATCGGTATTCAACGCTTTTGATTTTGTACGCTGGCATCCGAGTTCTGTGGACGTTGTTCCTCACGCCGGCTCCAAGGCGAAGGGCATTCGTGAAATTACATCCAGACTGGGCATTGCCGAAGAGAATCAATACGCTTTTGGCGATGGTTTGAATGATGTAGAAATGTTGACCACTATACATAATAGCGTAGCGATGGGCAACGGTTGTGATGAGGCCAAGGCTGCGGCGAAAATGGTGACCAAACGCGCAGATGAAGACGGCATTTTGTATGGACTGCAAAAACTTGGTTTATTAAGCTGA
- a CDS encoding formate/nitrite transporter family protein: METEGLRNVEQLAMKKYKIYKQSLLRYLARSMLASMFIGFGVIVAFKTGNFFYMEHSPFTYPMAAVTFGAAIILIAYGGGDLFTGNTFYYTYAALRKKLRWGQVLRLWAASYGGNLLGAGVFALLIYLTGLFDSSSVNSFLLNVVEHKMEAPAMQLFFRAILCNWLVCLAFFVPMFMKENGAKMFAMMLFVFCFFISGYEHSIANMCTFAIALVLDHPGTVSVAGVIHNLVPVTLGNLVGGVLLMGVMYYSVNLPFLDEEEH; encoded by the coding sequence ATGGAGACGGAAGGCTTACGCAATGTCGAACAGCTAGCCATGAAGAAGTACAAAATTTACAAGCAAAGCCTGCTCCGGTATTTGGCACGTTCCATGCTGGCGAGTATGTTCATCGGGTTCGGCGTTATTGTAGCGTTCAAGACGGGCAACTTTTTTTACATGGAGCATTCTCCATTCACTTATCCCATGGCGGCAGTCACGTTCGGGGCAGCCATCATTTTGATCGCATACGGCGGCGGGGATTTGTTTACAGGCAACACCTTCTATTACACCTATGCGGCACTCCGTAAAAAGCTGCGCTGGGGGCAGGTACTTCGTCTGTGGGCTGCCAGCTATGGCGGTAATTTGCTGGGTGCCGGAGTATTTGCTCTCCTTATTTATTTGACCGGACTGTTTGACTCCTCCAGCGTGAACAGCTTTCTGCTGAACGTGGTTGAGCACAAGATGGAAGCGCCTGCAATGCAGTTGTTCTTCCGGGCTATATTGTGTAATTGGCTGGTCTGCCTTGCCTTTTTTGTTCCGATGTTTATGAAGGAAAACGGGGCAAAAATGTTTGCGATGATGCTGTTTGTATTCTGCTTTTTCATTTCAGGATATGAACATAGCATAGCCAATATGTGTACCTTCGCGATTGCGCTCGTGCTAGACCATCCGGGCACCGTCTCTGTCGCTGGCGTGATTCATAATCTGGTTCCGGTTACGCTCGGGAATCTGGTCGGCGGTGTGCTGCTTATGGGGGTTATGTACTACTCGGTGAATCTCCCGTTTCTGGACGAGGAGGAGCATTAA
- a CDS encoding HPr family phosphocarrier protein, whose translation MMTPIKVKNVKDIEKINQIVSNYTYDIWIHGKSGMADAKSILGMYVLKLDEPLTLVVPDNVNPKKLFKELEEFIHFPAQEA comes from the coding sequence ATGATGACACCCATTAAGGTAAAAAACGTTAAGGATATTGAGAAGATCAATCAAATTGTATCCAACTATACCTACGATATCTGGATTCATGGCAAAAGCGGCATGGCAGATGCCAAATCCATTCTGGGCATGTATGTGCTGAAGCTGGATGAGCCGCTAACTCTGGTTGTACCTGATAACGTTAATCCGAAGAAGCTGTTTAAGGAGCTGGAGGAATTTATTCATTTTCCTGCTCAAGAAGCATAA
- a CDS encoding DL-endopeptidase inhibitor IseA family protein, which yields MKINTKLSALCIAATLLSVAQAAAAAPAVTAPAEATQPGVASPAAAALAQVPAPAVSASVTTPAPAQVPSAPAASIPAAAAGSAKAATPTAPSAPAPRSSASVAPVAAPAVPSTAKPMTPQQPSASAPAAASVKPTQLDKLNHESAIPLVLEAQSRYLYAISSGSSVGESFQRNGKSYRYLSEDIGTKTKLINYLTQAYTKQASEQFVGKFFVEINGKLAQLDADGGNLLEFNRATAKMVTMTPVKRSYLLTVPYPVKTKKANEKITVNFEKVGSYWKISSAPHVIF from the coding sequence ATGAAAATAAATACGAAGCTATCCGCGTTGTGCATCGCTGCTACACTTTTGAGCGTAGCGCAGGCCGCAGCCGCAGCGCCAGCTGTGACCGCTCCAGCGGAAGCGACGCAACCGGGCGTTGCCAGTCCGGCCGCAGCTGCCCTGGCCCAGGTGCCAGCACCAGCGGTATCTGCGTCGGTTACGACACCGGCCCCGGCACAGGTCCCGTCTGCACCAGCAGCGTCGATCCCGGCCGCAGCCGCAGGCTCAGCCAAAGCTGCTACACCAACAGCTCCATCTGCGCCAGCACCGCGTTCGTCCGCGTCGGTAGCGCCAGTGGCTGCTCCAGCCGTGCCGTCGACTGCGAAGCCGATGACTCCGCAGCAGCCATCGGCATCAGCGCCAGCCGCTGCGAGCGTGAAGCCAACGCAGCTGGACAAGCTGAACCACGAGAGTGCCATTCCGCTTGTGCTGGAGGCACAGTCACGTTATCTGTACGCGATCAGCAGTGGCAGCTCGGTGGGCGAGTCGTTCCAACGGAACGGCAAAAGCTACCGTTACCTGTCCGAGGACATCGGGACCAAGACCAAGCTGATCAACTATCTGACGCAGGCTTATACCAAGCAGGCGAGTGAACAATTTGTGGGCAAATTTTTTGTTGAAATCAACGGTAAACTGGCGCAGTTGGATGCAGATGGCGGTAATTTGCTAGAGTTTAACCGGGCTACGGCGAAAATGGTAACGATGACTCCAGTGAAGCGCAGCTATCTGCTGACCGTGCCTTATCCGGTGAAAACGAAGAAGGCGAACGAAAAAATCACCGTGAACTTCGAAAAGGTTGGCAGCTACTGGAAAATCAGCTCCGCACCGCACGTTATTTTTTAG
- a CDS encoding rhamnogalacturonan lyase, with amino-acid sequence MNKGFRYTALLCLGVMLCGMVTPMDSQVSAASTRQMEKLNRGAVAVKVPEGVLVSWRLLGTEADSISFNLYRGASKVNSTPITSRTNFLDKAGTTSSSYTVRAVVNGTEQAASPTVKVWSNNYLDVPIQQPAGGTTPDKVSYTYQANDASVGDLDGDGEYEIVLKWDPSNSKDNSQSGYTGNVFLDGYELDGTRKWRIDLGRNIRAGAHYTQFLVYDFDGDGKAEIVCKTADGTVDGTGVKIGDASADHRNANGYILAGPEFLTVFSGNTGKALSTIDYVPPRGSVSSWGDNYGNRVDRFLAGVAYLDGVRPSIVMARGYYTRTVLVAYDWRNGSLSRRWTFDSNSSTNPGTAGQGNHSLSVADVDGDDKDEIIYGSLVVDDNGAKLANTKMGHGDALHVGDLDPDRSGYEVFKVNEDKNATYGAAMYDPRNGNILWGVNTGKDTGRGMSADIDPRTKGNEQWAPGIGLRSAKGALITNTLPSSINFGIWWDGDLLRELLDHTSSSAGKIDKWNYSNSTTSNLLTATGTSSNNGTKGTPSLQADLFGDWREEVIWRKSDNSALRIYTTPYESEYRFYTLMHDPVYRLSVAWQNVAYNQPPHTSFYLGEGMSKPRQPSIYTP; translated from the coding sequence ATGAACAAAGGATTTCGGTATACCGCATTGCTCTGTCTCGGTGTCATGTTGTGTGGAATGGTCACTCCGATGGATAGCCAGGTCTCTGCTGCCTCCACGAGGCAAATGGAAAAGCTGAACCGTGGAGCGGTTGCGGTCAAGGTGCCGGAGGGTGTGCTTGTGAGCTGGCGTTTGCTGGGGACGGAAGCAGATTCGATCAGCTTCAATCTGTACAGAGGGGCAAGCAAGGTGAATAGTACGCCGATTACATCAAGAACCAACTTTTTGGATAAGGCAGGTACGACCTCATCTTCGTATACGGTTCGTGCCGTGGTGAATGGAACAGAACAGGCCGCTTCTCCTACGGTAAAAGTATGGAGCAACAACTATCTGGACGTTCCCATCCAGCAGCCTGCGGGCGGTACAACCCCGGATAAGGTGAGCTATACGTACCAGGCCAATGATGCCAGCGTAGGGGATCTGGATGGGGACGGCGAGTATGAGATTGTGTTAAAATGGGACCCTTCCAATTCCAAGGACAATTCGCAATCTGGTTATACGGGAAATGTATTTTTGGACGGCTATGAACTGGATGGAACACGCAAATGGCGAATCGATCTGGGACGGAACATCCGCGCTGGAGCGCACTACACGCAATTTCTCGTCTATGATTTTGATGGTGACGGCAAAGCGGAAATTGTATGCAAAACAGCAGATGGCACGGTGGATGGCACAGGTGTAAAAATTGGCGATGCTTCTGCTGACCATCGTAACGCCAACGGGTATATTTTGGCTGGTCCCGAGTTCTTGACCGTGTTCTCTGGCAATACAGGAAAAGCTCTCAGCACGATTGACTATGTACCGCCACGCGGATCGGTATCCAGTTGGGGAGATAATTATGGCAACCGTGTGGATCGTTTTCTCGCCGGGGTTGCTTATCTGGATGGGGTGCGGCCCAGCATAGTGATGGCACGGGGCTATTACACCCGGACGGTTCTGGTTGCCTATGACTGGCGTAATGGAAGCTTGAGCCGGCGCTGGACCTTTGACAGCAACAGCTCCACGAATCCCGGGACAGCCGGGCAGGGAAACCATAGTTTGAGCGTGGCGGATGTGGATGGAGATGATAAGGATGAGATCATATACGGCTCGCTGGTGGTGGACGATAACGGAGCGAAGCTGGCCAACACGAAGATGGGGCACGGCGATGCACTTCATGTCGGGGATTTGGACCCGGACCGCTCAGGATATGAGGTGTTTAAGGTAAATGAGGATAAGAATGCTACTTACGGGGCTGCCATGTACGATCCGCGTAACGGCAATATTTTATGGGGCGTAAATACAGGCAAGGATACCGGAAGAGGCATGTCGGCAGACATTGACCCACGCACGAAGGGGAACGAGCAATGGGCGCCGGGGATCGGCTTGCGTTCGGCTAAAGGAGCGCTGATTACGAATACGCTGCCGTCCTCCATTAACTTTGGCATTTGGTGGGATGGCGATCTGCTGCGTGAACTGCTGGATCATACCTCGTCAAGCGCTGGTAAAATCGACAAGTGGAACTATTCCAACTCGACCACTTCCAATTTGCTAACGGCGACAGGAACCAGCTCTAATAACGGGACGAAAGGCACACCATCCTTACAGGCTGATCTGTTCGGTGACTGGCGTGAGGAAGTCATTTGGCGCAAAAGTGACAATTCGGCACTACGAATCTACACAACACCCTACGAGTCAGAATATCGATTCTATACACTTATGCACGATCCAGTGTACCGCTTGAGCGTGGCCTGGCAGAACGTAGCGTATAATCAGCCGCCACACACCAGTTTTTATCTGGGGGAAGGGATGTCCAAGCCGCGGCAGCCGAGTATATACACTCCTTGA
- a CDS encoding SLOG family protein has protein sequence MKNLLVSGYRAHELNIFSQKHEGIPYIKKAIAGRLIPLIDEGLEWVITPGQYGVDLWACEAVIALKQQYPHLKCSIMMAYQNMEEKWKEDKKEYFQQICDAVDYVGVVSRQPYQGIWQLKARDELLFRKTDGLLLVYDEDAGEGSPRFMKELALKKQQAEGYQYISINSEDIQSIADEERLFLDL, from the coding sequence ATGAAAAATTTGCTCGTTTCGGGCTATCGTGCCCATGAATTAAATATTTTCAGCCAAAAGCACGAAGGCATTCCCTATATCAAAAAGGCGATTGCAGGCAGGCTCATTCCCCTCATTGATGAAGGACTGGAATGGGTAATTACTCCCGGTCAATATGGGGTGGACCTGTGGGCCTGTGAGGCAGTCATTGCACTCAAACAGCAATATCCCCACCTGAAATGCTCTATTATGATGGCTTATCAAAATATGGAGGAGAAATGGAAGGAGGACAAAAAGGAGTATTTTCAGCAAATTTGTGATGCAGTTGACTACGTGGGCGTCGTTAGCCGCCAGCCTTATCAGGGAATATGGCAGCTCAAGGCACGGGATGAACTGCTTTTCCGCAAAACAGACGGTTTGTTGCTCGTTTACGACGAGGATGCAGGAGAGGGCAGCCCGCGTTTTATGAAGGAGCTGGCATTGAAGAAACAACAGGCAGAAGGCTATCAATATATCAGCATCAACTCGGAGGATATCCAAAGCATAGCGGATGAAGAACGTTTATTCCTGGACCTCTGA